From the Nymphaea colorata isolate Beijing-Zhang1983 unplaced genomic scaffold, ASM883128v2 scaffold0393, whole genome shotgun sequence genome, the window AGCGCTGTAGACGTAGGGATTGGTGTATTTTCCCTTGGATAGGTAGGTCGGCTAGCAACTGCTAACGATGCTGATGTCGTTGTGGTATATCCTTGATAGTCTTTAGAACTTTAGCCCCTACTCCTGACTcaagatttttttgttaaagatTATGGTACGCTCAGGGGGGAATAGTTTGTCGACGTAGCTTCTTCCGTGTGATTTCTGCTCGTTTATATAGGAATCAGCGCACTCAAGCAGACATTAAGCAGGCTTGTAAGGGGAATGATGTCTCCTGACCTGGGGAGGAGCAACCAGCAGTTCATGCTTGTTTTGGTGGAGCAGTCTCGTATGGACCACTTTGGGTGGAGATTCAAAGTATCTAGACTACTCTCCGAACTGTTGGCTATCGAGATGTCTGACAGACGACGGTAATTCCATTTTGCTGATTCCGCTAATCTTGATGTTTATGGTCTTCATCATGAGTGGTGTATTCTCTTTGGCTCTGCTCTCAAACGGTTGGCTATTCCCTCCCATGGGTGACTGCGGTACTCGATTCCTTGCATTATTGAATGCGCGATTGCTGGTGGGGGTCAGTTCCATCTCCGTGAATTTGCTCTCGATTTGATGCGTGAGGGAACTGACGGTGAACTTGCGAGGGGGCTGGGACGGGCGCTACTCCAGCTAGGGCTACTGGGACCGCTTGTTCAGCATTATTCGCTACCTGGCCTTCGAGATTTCGCTCATAACGATTAAAACTTTATTCAAAAGATAACAATAACGAATGGAATAAATTGCCAAGCCACAGGACCCATCAAATAATCCAAACAATAAATATAAGATTTTGCGAGGGGTAACCGAGATGGATTTATCGGTAATCCTCTATCGGATTCTGGCGATTAGGTTACGATTATACTTGCAGGGTGATGATTGCCTGTATATAATTTACTCTCTATCGATGGACGAGGAAGAGTACAACTACGACGACTACAACGAGGACGAAATATAATACGACCAGCCAGAAGACGAGCAGGAAGCGCCCGGAGGGTACGAACATCCCATGTACAGCCAAGATGCCATGGCAGAGGTAGATCAGAAAAGACTCAGGAACAACCCTTCGAGATATTGCCGCTTGTCAGCTTGTACTCAGAACTGAACTTGATACTGGAAGAGATTCAAGGCCTGGTATACCTTGATAAGGGATGGTGCCTCATACTATTGAGACTATTCAAATGGGATAAGGAATATCTGCGCGAGGAGTATTACAACAACAACGAACAGCATCTTCGCAACATCGGCTTCAAGGCTACTCTGGACAGTCCTTTTAGCTTCGACCGCGGCGTGGTCGGCACTTGCGAGGTGTGCTGCTGCGAAGAGGTGGCCATCTACTACAACATCTGCGGGCACAACTTCTGCATCGAGTGCTGGGTCGGCCACCTCAAGATATGCATACAGGGCGGCTCTGCCTTCCCCCGCTGTCTCGACGACTAGTGCCCCCATCCCATCCTCATCGAGACCATCCAAGGGATACTGAGACTGTACGCAGCGGAGGGGGAGCAGTGGCTCAAGAAGTACGAGAAGAAGTTGTGTGAGATGTTCATAACGACCAATAGAAATTACCAATTTTGCACGGGAGTTGATTGTGGAAATTGCATCAAGGTGAACACCCAGCTCGACACCGTCACATGCACGTGCGGAAAGATCTTCTGCTTTCGATGCCAAAGCGACGACCACTACCCCTGCAAATGCGACGAGAAGAGGAGATGGGTGGAACAAGTGATCAGCGAATAGGCCGACGCCAAGTGGATCTCCCAAAATGCCAAGATCTGCCCCTGGTGCAAGAAAGCCGTCGAGAGATCCATGGGCTGCAACTTCATGGCCTGCACTTGCGGAAAAAGCTTCTGCTACATGTGCTCGCAGCCCTGGGAGCCAGACCATAAGGACCATTTCAAGTGCCATATCTACCGTCAAAAGCCAGACGAAGCTCAAACCCGATAGAAATAGGTAATGCAGCGCATGAGTCACTGCACCGAACGGTACATCTTCAACCAGGCAGTAGCGAACAACTACAAGGAAATCGACGTCTTCGCTAAACGAAAATTCCTATTCAAAGCTCTCCACATCGATCTGACCTAAAGCTAATTCATGGAAAACGCCTATAAATTCGCAATCGAATGCTGCGAAAAACTGAAATGGATCTACGCCTTCACCTATTTCCACGTATACAATGGCCCATACTTAGAGCCTGACCAAAAGAAAAGACGCGTTTTAGTTTTCGCTTGGAGAGTATGAAAGATATAAGGAAAATCTACTCAAAATGTTGGCAGCAGATCTCAAGAAGTTATGGTGACGGTATAGACCCTGCAGAACGAGGGAGACCTTGATGAGTAGCTGATCGCAGCGTATACTGAGTAATTCCGAGGATTGAAGAAGCAAATAGTGAACTACTACACCTGCACCAAGAACTTCAAGGACAAATTCGTGGAGGAACTCAAATTGATCACGTAGGAGATGAACAacgagaaggaaaaagaggaactGAAGGCGTATATGGAGAAGAATGGCAATTTGCTGCTCAAGAAAAGCAAATCCAATGATAAAGAACCTGCGAAGGTCAAGAAGTAAGCCAAAGAGgcaaaggagaaagagaaggagaaggagaaggaagggaaagaggcGAAGAAATAggcaaaatagaaaaaacaggCATTTTCAGTTCTCTCTTCGGCggtaaaaaaacaaacaaaaagtgaTCCCTATGCAGTCTGTAGCAATTCCCATATTTCATCAatacataacatacatataacaATTAATTCGTTCGTTCATTTAAAACCCAATCATCATGCACCTGTAGACCCTCTTCGAGTTCTCCCCACAACAGCACGCCCTCTTCCTGCACCCCAAGGCCAACCTGCTCTGCGTCCACGAATCCACAGACTACTTCGCAGTTGTCACCCGCAACAATGAAGTCATCTTGCATAACACCAAAACCGGCAGGTCGTCAGTATACTCAAATCGCAGAATGGCATTGAGCGGCTCGCCTTCACCCGTACCGTCTTTATACCTAGATTAGTATCTGCTAGTCGTGGAATATACTGTCCATGAGGTGCTCGTCTTTTCTCTGAGGAgcgaaaaattgaagaaaaaattgacGGGGCATCGGACGCAAGTCACCCGCATCGCATATTGCAGAAATACCGCTCTAATTGCCTCTCTTTCGCATGACCAGCTGCTAATCCACAGCTAGGCCACGCTAGCTCGCGAAAAGATATTGAAATGCTCGACCAGTTCCTTTGCCGATTGCGTCTTCTCGCTTTCCGGCAACACCCTCGGCACTCTCTTCACGGATGGATCTATTTTCCTGTGGAATACGGAAGATTATTCCCATCGCGAGAGCGGCATCGCGCACAAGGGACTCAGGATAGCGATAAATGAAGGATAGACGATGGCAGTGTATAGCTCTGACCGTCTCTTCCTGGCGGACATCAGCAAGGAAACTGTAATCTATCAGTAGATTGATAGATTTTGGAAGGGACAGTTAAAGCAGGCTAATTTTTTAGATGGAGTACTGGCTGTGAACACGGATAGCAATTTCTACTTAGTCGAATATAAACTGTAGCATCAATTCATCGTGAAGAGCGTGAGGGAGTTTGGAGAAGTGGACGACTTCGCGCTGGCTGAGTACCAGAGTGTCCTTGTGTTGGTTACTAACAATTGAAAAAGATCAGCATTGCAAGAGTGGCCAAGGATTTGATGGAGTAGTCAAAAACCAGTAGAAAAATCCTTTAACGAACCAGGGACTGGTTTGCGCTGGAGGGTACTCAAACGCTTAGGGATGCTCTATTGCTCGCGATCTACTTACGGTCAATAACTACCAGCAAGTCACCCAACAGGTCGAAAAGATCAACAATATCAACTATTAATCCCTTCCACCTCCTTCAGCCTGGAAAAACTAAAAGATTTCATAAGGAAGCACCACGCCTTGCCTGACAAGCATCGGCCGATGGCATATAGATACCTGCTGAAACTGCCGATCAGTCCACAGCAATTCAGAGCCCTCGAGAAAAAGGGAAGACACGAATGCGCGGTTCTCTTGGATGCAAAGTATCCCTTAGAGAATAAACAACTGGCATCCGTAATGAAGGATATGGTATCACTGCTGGCCCACTATCATCCAGTCTTCGCGGAGGCTGATTTCATACCGACCATCATTTTCCCCTTCGTGTGTCTGTTCGGAAACGATCAATTTCTTTGCTTTGAAATCTTGTACCGTCTCTTTACTCGGCCCCTATCCTTCCTTTTTAAGGAGTTCCCATAGCCAATAGCGCATATCTTCAAAACGTACGTTAGATATTCGCCAAATAAGACCCTTAGCTTTTCGCCCACTTCACCAATAAGGGAATTTCCTTCATTAAGACTTGCTGGAGCCTCTTGACCACTCTTTTCTCAGCTTGCCTCGCCCGTGAGCATTTCCTTGCCCTTATCGACACCCTCTTCGTCAGGATCAACTAGCCTGAGCACATCATCTTCCTGCTGCTGGGGTTCCTCGCCTACAACAGGGCCAGAATCCTGACGATATAGTCAAGTGAGTCTTTGAATGCCTTTCTGGACCAGTAGCAAACGATCAATTTGGGGAAGTACTTAGGGATAGTTGATAAAATTGCTGCAAGGCATGCTCATAACGTGAGATACGCATTCGAAGTGGCGGACTTAGAGGATAAGTCCTACCATCCTTTGCCGAAAGTTCCAGAAGCCTCTCTCAAAGTCTATGAAAACAAGCGGAAAATTTTCACAGAAGAACTATTGAAGCGGTACGAGGAAGAGAAGAATAGGGATTATATGctgaaagaaatggaaaattgGCAATAGCTGCAAGGAGAGAAGCGGAAAGACAGGCAATAGAGAAGGAAGCTTACCATCTACATTGCGCCAACTAATATTGATCTACCGTCCACCCATTGATATCTTTTCAAACATCAAtccatattttcatattgatattgatAACAACTTACAGTCCATCACCATCATAGCTTGAAGAGGTTGTTGATGTTCTCCACTCTCTCGAAGTCCGAATGGTCCAAGAACTCCTGCAATTTGCCCTCCAGAGCCACCAACTTCTTCACCTCGGGGTTGTCAGCAGGCCGATGCGCCAGTTCCCTCAGGTTCACCCTCACGAGGTCCTTAGCCACGTAGATGAGTTCGTGCATCTAGAAGGGAATGTTGCTCCTGGGCTTGTACTTGATCTTGCAGCACTCGGTGAAGGGATTGAGGGAATACTGCTTGTTGCACCTGCACTTGAAGGTATTCGCGTAGTACTCCGCAGTCTTGGCCTTCAGCAGCGCCATCAACCGGTTGGAGATAGTGGCGGTGAGGTTCTTCCCGCAGGGCAGAGGCTGTTCAGCTTGCCCTTGTCGGCGACCGACATGCTCTGCCCGCATATGCAGGTCAGCTACCCGAACGCCTACGAGAATTTCTTCGACTTCTCGGTATTGCTGTGCGAGATGCTGCCCTCGAGGACGGTCTCTCCCTCCTCGCGCTCGGTCTCCATCTGCCGCTTGAACTTCTTCCTCGAGCCTTCGCTCAGGCCCAGCTCCTCCAGGAACTTGTCAGTGGAGAAGTCCTCCAGGTGCTGGGTGATCCTCCAGACTGGCTGCACCAGCTCGCCCTTATAGTATCCTCATCGATCTCCAAGGGCCTGACTCATCGTGGAACTCTAATTATAAATGGCTTACTGTTGGAGCGTTCGTAGGTGCGGTCATCGAAGCAGCACTTGGCAAGCGAGTCCTGGGACTTGTCCTTGGGCTTGCAAACGATGTAGTAGATGGTATGGTTGACCAAGGTCTACTCGCGGTCGCCTGCCTTGATGCGGTCGAGGGCCACCTTCACATGCGGGATGGTCTCTCCTCTGGCGTACTCTTTGGGAGGTTGTTCAGCTGCTTGGAGAAGAGGAAGTCCTTATAGCTAATGCGCGAAAATGCTCCTTCACCTCCCGAGCATAGGCGTATATCTCCTCATAGGTCTCCTGGGGCTCAGACTTGCTGGAATTCATAAGTATCTCCAGCGTTTTCTTGAGGAAACGACGAGCCAGTTCGAAGCTGTCCCTTCTGACGACTTCGATGCCCTTGTACTCGGTGTGGAAGTGGAGGACGTTATCGAGGCCGGCGATGATGCGATCGTAGTTGGTCAGTTTGTTGGCGACGTATTTTTTCTTCATGAGGAGGATGAGCGGCTTGAAGATGCCGTCCACGTCGATCTCCAAGTTGTCGTACTCCTTGTTGATGTTCTTCTTCAGCTATTCGGCGATGTTGCGAATCTAGAACAGCTTCTCCTTGTCGTCGTCCTTCTACAAGCCGTGAGGCTGGATCATCAGAGAGTCAGTATCGCCGTAGATCACCCGCACGCCGCCCATAGAACCCACGATGTCCTTGGCTCGCAGCAGCGCCTCCCTGCCCATCCTGGTGATCAGCGCTGCCAAATGCTTGGAGTAGAAGCGAGAGATGGAGAAGCCGAGGCATCCGTAGATGGAGTTGGCCACCAGTTTGTAGCACTTCTGCTGGATGTCGAGGATGATGCACTTCTCGGCTGAGGCTCCCTTCATGGCCTTCTTGCACTTCTTTCTGCGCTCTACGATCTTGTCGATGAGAGTAGGGAGGAAGCCCCACTTCTCCCGCGAGCATTCCTCCTTGGGAGGAGGAGTCACCTCCATTTCTTCCAGCTCCATCGGCTATTCCATCCGATTCTCCTGctgcttctccttctccttgttGGCCTTCTTGTCCTTGTTGCGGTAGAAGGCGGTCAGCGGCACGAGCGGCCTCTTGATGACGCTGAAGCAAACGTTGTACTCCCGGATGATGCTGGGATACAGACTGTTGAAATCCAGCAGCAAGATGAAGTCCTTGTAGAACCCCTTCATGGGGTCCAGCACGTGTCCGCCCTGGTATTTCTTCTTATCGGACTACTCCTCCTCCTCGCTGTTCCTATCCTTGCGGAACTTGTCAGGAATGATGAGCCCTCGAGAGATGCACTCGTGCATGATCAGGTACTCGTTTCTCTCGGCACGCTGGATCTAGAGACTGCGCTTCCAGGAGTTTCCGCAAATGTTGCTGAGCTGCCTCGTGATCTGCAGGATCTAGAGGTGGTTCATGAGGGCGAACGTAACCTCCGCCTCCTCCTCGCCTTCATCAGCACCGGCTGCGTCTTGTTGTTGTTCAGGCTCTGCAGGGTTTCCTCGTCACTCATGCCCATGAAGGCGCGCTCCGGCCGTATGTGCTGCGCCATGGACTCCAGCTCGTAATCGACCGACTTGATCATGTCCTTGGCGTGGATGAAGGTATCGACGAGCAGCCTGCCAGCCATGGAGGCGTTGATCCGCTGGGTCTGGTTGCTCTTGTTCAGCTCATAGAGGTGGACCAGCCTGCCGAGACGGGGGCGTTCGGACCTGTCGCACAGCTTCCCCATCCTCTGGATGAGCGTATCGACGATCCTGGAGGAATCGTGGCAGACGAGCACGTCGGGATCGTACTTCCTGAGGTCGCCTGGAACTGTGCGATCATCTGGCGTTCGTCGTTGCACTGGATGAAGTTCTTGTTGTTGAGCTGGCCGAACTCCTTGACGAAGAGGGTGCGGCTGACGCCGGTGTACTTGCTGGGCTTGAGCTCCACCTGGTAGTCCTCGCAGAGGAAGTAGCTGATGGCGTAGATGTGCAGCTCGTCCACCTTGTTGGTGTTGAACAACTTCTTCAGCTTCACCTGCGCAGGGATCACCGCCTTTATCGAGATGCTCATCACCCGCATGTTGGGCGGCCTGCTGTTGTCCTTCACCGGCTCGATCAGCTCAGCGTCCTGGATGTCCGCGCACAGACCCATCTCCACGCTGTTTTTGTTTTCCGCAGGAATTGCTTTTCAACCTTCACCCACTCCGGCCCCTTGATGCCGGTGTTGACGATGAAAAGCTCCATCGGAGTGTAGGTAGTCCCGAAAACGAACTTGTATGTCTCGCCCTACCAGTCCGGCTTCGGCTCCTCCTTCACCTCCTTGGGGTCGGTCTTGAAGGGATATCTAATCTGGTAATAGGGTCTCTTCTCTCTGGGGATCCCCTCAATCTCAAAGACATATTCCTTCTCCACGAAGTCAGAAGTATAATCCCGAATTCCGCACTGTCTCAGCCTCTGGTCGATTTCTTTCTTCGCCTGCATTTTCCTCTCCTCGGAGATGGGAGTATTGGAGTACTCGCTCTTGAGGCAGAAGTAGAGTTCCTTGAGAGGTTGTGTGGCGACGATGCTGATGGACTGGCCGTTGGTGAGGAGGCCGGTGATGAAGAGCTTGCTCTGGTAGGCGTAGATGTCGGTGAGGTAGAACAGTACCTCGTCGCTCAACTAGTGGAACTTCAACTGGGTGATCACCTTGTTCTCGATGTCCATCCCCTACTACTTCTAGGGAGTCGTCTGCACCTCCACCGGAAGACGCTTCCGACTCTTCTCCTGATTCTGCTTCTTTATGTGCTCGATCAAGTCCTCCTCCTCGTCGGATTCGATAGCGTTGCGATGCTTGCCCTGAATTAGTGGGGAGGTACGCTGCCGATGATGTGCTCTTCTTCGAAGGGCTGGTCTGGATTCATTGTGAGAATAATATAATTTTGGCGCCAGGTATGAATTGCGGGCCGAATTAATCTTAGCGATTATCAAATGCGCACaataaaatgaaggagaaatattttttattttttggaagcTGGATGGACTCTGCGGTATGTAATCGCTGGAAAGTTCTATATTGAATGGTGGTAGGGCAGAGGgaataaataatttataatgGGGTGGTTTGGAGCGGGTGGAGGGAGTGATAGTTATGGACACGTTGTTGATAGGCAAATCTCGGAGAGGTACTACGATGGGGGATTAAGCAACTTTCTGCACATTTTTCAGATGACCCCTCTAAAGACCATCCGTCACTGTTCCCCACCACTGATGCAGGGGGAGTCTTGGACGGGGGCGCCATGGCTGGATAAAACCGTTTCGCTCTAATTCCTTCccattataatttaaaaaaagggggaaatggTGGCGTATGGGGTGGTAGTTTGGTCGCCATCAGCTATTATCTGGCGTATTTCCCACCAGTGTGCGTGAATCTGGGAAGCGGTGGGCGGTGGAGCGGTGAGGTGATTTTGGGCGTTgggaaataaaatgtatatcaACTCAAATCTAACCCATCTGATATGCGTATAACTAATATTCTTACATATTCATGCAGACCCAACCATATGTACGCTTGCCCAGCATATAGATGTTCCTCTTGGCAGCAGTATACCCCTCTGACCACTCCCTCCTCAACTATCACACCTTTTCCCCCTATCTCACCACCCTCTCCCCCTCACTTCCTTCAACATCTCAGGATTTGGTTTCCGGAATCAGCCCCCAGCCGCCCTACTACCCCCTCTCCTACCCGCTCTACTCCTTCCCCTCCAGTTCCGTGCATTTGGGGGACTATTTTTCCCATCATCCGTCCGCGCATATTCAAAATGACTAACAGCCCCCCACGCCCACCGGCACTCCCTcgccctcctccctctcctcccccACCGAATCCTCCGTTAAAATCGAGGAATCCTCCAGAGGGCGCCCCCCAGCGGCGGTTTCAAAAAGAAACCGATCACCAAGCACCAAAAGCCCTCCAGCAAAGGCGACAAAGAGTACCACCCGAGCAAGCCAGACCGTGCAGTATCCCGTAAGCGTTTGCACTAGAACTAGAACAGGAACGTAATCCCCAACTAAATCAACCAGATCCTGAGTTTCATCCAAAAGTCCAACAAGTCGGGCCACTTGGTGAGCCGTCTCCTTGAGAGGTACCCCGAGAGATAGAGCTACAGTATCACCAGATTCTATCTCTACCAGGCGCTGCTCAAGGAGAAGGTGAGCCACTATACCAACGAACGCAGTCTCAGATTGGTCAACGAGCTCTACGAGCCGTAGGGCAAGGTATGGCCTGTGTAGGAGCAGCGGTACTACAATAAGCTTTGCCGTCTGCTCATACGCCATTTCTTGCTCTAGGACTCCATCTTCATTATATTAACCTCTAAGAGGATGAAGAGCCAGAAGAAGATCGATCACCTGCGCGCGAGGAGGAAAGTGGCAGAGAGGGTGTTCGAGATCCTCAGAGGCGGGTGAGAGGCACTGCATATCCTATATAATATGCAGTGCATGGCGTCGCCCGTATAATACTATAAATTATACATTATGTTActgtatattatatattatccCCCAAATCCTCTATCCAGCCACGAAGGAACACCCCACAACAGTCCAGAGAGAGTTCGTCATTGATGTGATAATCAAAGATCAATACTTGACCaaattgggatggaaattggcGATACCGACCAGCTCCTTCTCTGCCTTCTCGGAGAGAGTCATCGGGATCCTGAAATCCTTCAGCAAGTTGTAGAACTCACGAGCAGTGGCCTTGAAATCGTCCTCCTGGACCGAATGGCCCACCCCGTGGATCACCACCACTTTGAACTTGCCCTGCATCTGGGCGATCGTCAGCTCCTTGTCCAAACGCTACTTCTCAGCCGTTAGCAGGATCTTGGGAacgtggatgttgaggaagatgTGGGAAAGACCCTTGAACCAGCCTGAATTAAAGTAAAAGTACCCATCCAATACTTTTCGGTCTATTTTAGCTTCACCTTCCATCCCCACCTCTTCTGGCCGTTCTTATCGTACTCCACCAGTTGGGGCGGCATCGATACTCTCGCAGATTCCAATTTCCTGAGCGTGCAGGAAGTATAGCTGGATAGTGTTATGAGTACCACCACTTGATGGCGGAGTCTAGGGAATCGAAGTGTTTGGGCCTATCAGCGATGATCTGGTTCATGAAGGGGAGCGCTTCGATGGCGGTGCCTTCGACCACGTCGATGACGATGCAGCCGACAATCCGCTCCAGTTTCTCCAAGTTGGTCAGCGCGTCGACTATCCTGCAGGCGATGGACCCGCCCAGCGAATGCCCCACCACCACCACGTTCTTCTCAGGGAAACGCTGCAGCAATTCCTTGAGGACCTCGATGGTCTCGCTGCACAGGGTCTCAATCGAGAAATCTTCATTGTTGTGCTGCTTCTTCGAAAAACCGTGGCCCTTCAAATCGAAGGCCAGGACGGTACCGAAGTGCTTCACCTCCTTCGCCAATGTCGCGAAACTTAGAGCAGAATGACCCGCACCGTGGATGCAGAAAAAGATCACACCCTAGGTACCCGCGCGGAAGACTGAAGTGCCCTGGATAGGAAGACCAGTACGTCGGACAAGTGGAATAGTTCGTCGAAGTAACCGTTCCAGGCGAGGGGAGAGTAGTTTTTATGGGCGGAGGAATGGACGGAGTCGTGGGTGGAGTTCTGGTGGAAGTTTTTATTGAGAGGGGGCATTTTGGTGACGCTGAGTGGCGAGAGGGGTACGGATCGAAGTCGTCGTTATCGTTGTTCATCGCTTCTCAAGGGATTATTATATCCAACCAAtccaaaaaagtttaaaaatcaaatttgaaccaTCGAAGTCCCTCCCCATAATGGACCAGCCACTTATGTCCACAGTGCAAATAATGAGATAAGGTGGGCGTATCACTGCGGTCACTCGCATTTCAACTTGAAATCGAATTCGGACATGGCGATTCCAAAGGCCTGGAACAAATTAAGCGGGTGTCTGAACTCGAGGGCGAAGGTATTCTCATCGATTTTTCCGAAGACGATGAGGCTGGGCGCCTTGTCCTCGTCCTTGGGGTCGTAGCTATCGTCCATGAGTATGAAGTTCTTGATGGAGGCCTGCTTGACCCGCCCGCCGAAGTTGAGCGCGTAGGATTTCAGCCGGTCGTTCCACCTGGGCTGCTTGTTGCGCAGGTTGATGACGGTGGGCGGCTGGAAGGTGTTCAGCGACTACTCCTCCGTCAGCTTGTACAGGTCGAAGTCCTCCACGTCCTTGATGCGCGGGATCACCGCCTTCAGCTTCCTGGGGCCCTTCATGCCCAGGAAGTTGCTCTCGTACTCGATGTAGGCCATGGAGACCCTGAACTTGGACCTGTCGATATCGTTGTTGGGCTGCTGGCCGTGGTCGTAGAGCTGGTAGACGGACCCTGCGGCGTTGCCCCTGAGCTTGCCGAGGTAGGCGGGGTTGTTCTTGTCCATCTCCTTGGTGAGGCTGATGTAGTAGTTGCAGCCGATGCAACCGCGCTGGTTCTCGCAGAAGAGGATGGGACGCTGGTCCTCGCCGATCGCCTGGTAGTATTCGCTGAAACCGCTACTGTAACGCTTGAAGTAGACGAAGGAGTGCTACCCCTAGGCAAGAGGAGTATAGATGGCAGTTTTGCGTTCGGATTTATTGAAGCCAACCTTGTTCAAAATATTATGCATGAGGACATACGTTTAAGTGGATTTCTGtgcctaattttttttcttaaccatatCCATAATGGTTTCCTGCTCCCTATCCTCGTCCTCGCCGTCCTCCTGCTCCTGCTCCTGCTGGTTGCTCTCCCTGAGCGAATCCTCCCTCTTGAGCATGTTGCGGCCCTCCTCGACGGTCAGCTCCGAGAAGTTCTCCTAAACTTTTTTAACTTCGCTGAGCTGTTCCTCCTTGATGTCCTCGTCGGAGTCGATGATGGCCTTTTTGTCCCTCTTGCCGCGCTTCCTCGGGTTTTTCTTGGGGGACacttcctccttctcctccttctcctcttgGGAAGGGATTGCTGTTTTTCCTGCTTCTGGGGCTATTCGAGGATATCGTCGTCGCCGAAATCGATGAAGTTGCTCTGGTAGCTGCGGTCGTTCTCCTTGAGGATGTTCTGCTTGAGCTTGTGGGGGTCGAACATGTCCTCCTGCTTCTACTCGATCTTGTTGCGGTAGTCGGCGGTCGACTCGTCCATCACGCCCACGATGTTCTCGTCGTCCTTCTCGATGAACTCCTTCTTCTAGCGGTCTGCGTAGATGGAGGTGTACTGCGCCTGCGCTTGATGTTACTCATGCTAATtcgatatttatttaattaacatACGCCTCACCATATTTATAATTCATGATCAGCCTCAGGTCCATGCTCG encodes:
- the LOC116244931 gene encoding protein phosphatase methylesterase 1, which translates into the protein MPPLNKNFHQNSTHDSVHSSAHKNYSPLAWNGYFDELFHLSDVLVFLSRALQSSAREVKHFGTVLAFDLKGHGFSKKQHNNEDFSIETLCSETIEVLKELLQRFPEKNVVVVGHSLGGSIACRIVDALTNLEKLERIVGCIVIDVVEGTAIEALPFMNQIIADRPKHFDSLDSAIKWWKLESARVSMPPQLVEYDKNGQKRWGWKRLDKELTIAQMQGKFKVVVIHGVGHSVQEDDFKATAREFYNLLKDFRIPMTLSEKAEKELVGIANFHPNLVKY